In Lotus japonicus ecotype B-129 chromosome 5, LjGifu_v1.2, one genomic interval encodes:
- the LOC130721506 gene encoding leghemoglobin 2-like: MATFSEEQEALVNSSWEAFSQNIPQLSIIFYTSILEKAPEAKAMFSFLKDSDGVPKDNLDLEAHCEKVFELTRNSALQLRAKGKVEVERIALKFLGYVHAQRRVLDPHFLVLKEALLKTLKEAMGDKWSEEVSNAWGIAYDELAGVIKKGMS; this comes from the exons ATGGCTACATTCAGTGAGGAGCAAGAGGCTTTGGTAAATAGTTCATGGGAGGCATTCAGCCAAAACATTCCACAACTCAGCATTATTTTCTATACCTC GATATTGGAGAAAGCACCTGAGGCAAAGGCCATGTTCTCGTTTTTAAAAGACTCTGATGGAGTACCGAAGGATAATCTTGATCTGGAGGCTCATTGTGAAAAGGTTTTCGAACTT ACGCGCAACTCAGCCCTTCAACTAAGAGCAAAAGGAAAAGTAGAAGTGGAAAGAATTGCTTTGAAGTTTTTGGGTTATGTGCATGCTCAAAGAAGAGTACTTGATCCCCATTTCCTG GTGCTTAAAGAAGCCCTGCTGAAAACGTTAAAGGAAGCAATGGGAGATAAATGGAGCGAGGAAGTGAGCAATGCTTGGGGAATAGCCTATGATGAATTGGCTGGGGTGATTAAAAAGGGAATGAGTTGA
- the LOC130719828 gene encoding uncharacterized protein LOC130719828: protein MAMSSDEAYCENEKQLKERRGKRETYNLNRHVRDKIQERLDFKFYDFQALEIEKGWNMLFVSIISIETGETIAKSGKASVQNGQCHWEDSMLTTIWVSDDSLQDKETCLLKLVVAMGSPKFGTLGEATINLASYIRPETSTASLPLQHCSHGAILQVKIQCLTSRRKHRKDSNSYVEEMSVGYDDVDSISDVSDNTFGRTGGSSSHCDQLEYTYYQGELISKRRLPLSTCSDYDVDSLESSFPSWIEKFSQQNNVNEWKAKMNERQDSTYSKNGPYDTSRSIYSSSTPATSSLGTHHQENMDDLRKVSRASDTASTRSAGSSKDVLAAAQVTMELLHGEVKMWEENARNLMIDVEGLRKELKKKSKNKRDLEIELSASRKENDELKEEIQRLATVVKQNDSRNLKFQMEEMDNIIKGLKDEIKNQKGLNYNLVLKLKKTQESNVDLISILRKSEKIREKQKMEIERHGIEDSDEEDFSLSMEVLPEKMRKELCHSDFDICNNANAIRCLHEGIELQEFGNLELERRLMKQKQKNMECTIHFLERTLDEKEKHIISFEKKLSDGVNVFSDEILALTQRVLESKASLEYEINSHAELVRSYDELQNSSQELRKLHAKLESEFTPLRKDSKTLVNKDDVRNLSELESSDNEQNTLFGLEAENMRLSERIFILEAEMRHLNEEKELSHLALENSENAVINLQAEIRRMESTNEEQKVDLKRMEESKQKKWIEAQENSSFLKEANFKLQATNEKLVKESKTLQATNGELRVQILELRSRCTSLESKLGGSQIAFSGMLKQVEDLEYKFSSKLEEMALEEKAINVDLDALTQENKEQYGRFIIQERLLSQMYMEKTAEVGNLQGKIEELKDQISAMCDSHKRLASSIVLEVYDLCADNAMLEAALQEEQEKVKLYEAQLDNLRAEYEVKEQNYSEELAAVREKQDILMVNHEQVVVLLEKAKTNEEKLESIVRGLEADLKASELGRLQATEEISELEVQLQKTEMLQDELFVHKRSIYEAELEYRTLEGSYQMLSSEYEELKAKQMSYIQRISTTEKVTSELEECKRCEFEFKKKILQLEWDIKVKEASCVNNAQLRYEVAQMTRENGELHRKKDALQQECEECQKKVKALEEKLKQKDAEQDQYIAKDCSTSTAQNDLKLFHEEDNRRSIKSS, encoded by the exons ATGGCCATGTCAAG TGATGAAGCCTATTGTGAAAACGAGAAACAATTAAAGGAAAGAAGAGGAAAGAGAGAAACGTATAATTTGAACAGACATGTCAGAGACAAAATTCAGGAAAGATTGGATTTCAAGTTCTATGACTTCCAGGCCCTTGAG ATAGAAAAAGGATGGAACATGCTTTTTGTTTCTATAATTTCCATAGAAACAGGGGAAACCATAGCAAAGTCTGGAAAAGCATCAGTGCAAAATGGACAGTGCCATTGGGAAGACTCAATGTTAACTACCATATGGGTTTCTGATGAttctcttcaagacaaggaaaCCTGCCTCCTTAAGCTTGTTGTTGCCATG GGATCTCCCAAGTTTGGTACCCTTGGGGAGGCTACTATCAACTTAGCAAGTTACATTAGGCCTGAAACTTCTACTGCATCACTTCCTTTGCAACATTGTTCCCATGGGGCAATCCTACAA GTTAAAATTCAGTGCTTGACATCAAGAAGGAAGCATAG GAAGGATTCAAACTCATATGTGGAGGAAATGAGTGTTGGCTATGATGATGTAGACAGTATATCTGATGTATCTGACAATACATTCGGCAGAACTGGTGGATCTTCTTCACATTGTGACCAATTAGAATATACATACTATCAAGGAGAACTTATTAGCAAG AGAAGACTTCCACTGTCAACATGTTCAGATTATGACGTTGACTCTTTGGAGAGTTCCTTTCCCTCTTGGATTGAAAAGTTTTCCCAACAAAATAATGTCAATGAATGGAAGGCCAAAATGAATGAGAGACAAGATTCAACTTACTCAAAAAATGGCCCCTATGATACCTCCAGATCAATATATTCATCCTCTACACCAGCAACATCAAGTCTAGGGACACATCATCAGGAAAATATGGATGATCTTCGGAAAGTTTCGCGTGCTAGTGACACAGCATCAACAAGGAGTGCTGGTTCATCTAAAGATGTCCTGGCAGCAGCACAAGTAACGATGGAGCTACTTCATGGTGAGGTGAAGATGTGGGAAGAAAATGCAAGAAATCTGATGATTGATGTGGAGGGACTGCGGAAGGAGCTGAAGAAGAAGTCAAAGAATAAAAGAGATCTTGAAATCGAGTTATCCGCGTCACGCAAAGAGAATGATGAGCTGAAGGAAGAAATTCAACGCCTAGCCACTGTGGTGAAACAAAATGACAGCAGAAATCTCAAGTTTCAGATGGAAGAGATGGATAATATCATAAAGGGGTTGAAAGATGAGATCAAGAATCAGAAAGGACTTAATTACAACTTGGTGTTGAAACTAAAGAAAACACAGGAGTCAAATGTTGATCTTATTTCCATTCTCCGGAAATCAGAAAAGATCAGAGAAAAGCAGAAGATGGAGATTGAAAGGCATGGGATTGAAGACAGTGATGAAGAGGACTTTAGTTTGAGCATGGAAGTTTTACCAgagaaaatgagaaaggagCTTTGTCATTCAGATTTTGATATCTGTAATAATGCAAATGCAATAAGATGCCTGCATGAAGGGATTGAACTGCAGGAATTCGGGAACTTGGAGCTTGAGCGTCGACTTATGAAGCAGAAACAAAAGAACATGGAATGTACTATCCATTTTCTGGAGAGAACTCTGGATGAGAAAGAGAAACACATTATCAGCTTTGAAAAAAAGTTATCTGATGGTGTTAATGTTTTCAGCGATGAAATCTTAGCTCTAACACAAAGGGTGCTTGAATCAAAGGCTTCCTTGGAATATGAGATTAATTCTCATGCCGAGTTGGTAAGAAGCTATGATGAACTCCAGAATTCTAGTCAGGAATTGAGAAAATTACATGCAAAATTGGAGTCTGAGTTTACACCACTGAGAAAAGATTCCAAGACTCTTGTCAACAAAGATGATGTAAGGAATTTATCTGAGTTAGAAAGTTCAGATAATGAACAAAATACTTTGTTTGGACTGGAAGCAGAAAATATGCGGTTATCAGAACGGATATTCATCTTGGAAGCTGAAATGAGACATTTGAATGAAGAAAAGGAGTTAAGTCACTTGGCGCTGGAGAATTCAGAAAATGCTGTTATAAATCTCCAGGCAGAAATCAGGAGAATGGAAAGTACAAATGAGGAACAAAAAGTTGATTTGAAAAGAATGGAGGAGAGCAAACAGAAGAAATGGATAGAAGCTCAAGAGAATAGCAGTTTTCTGAAAGAAGCCAACTTCAAATTACAAGCTACAAATGAAAAATTGGTAAAAGAATCTAAAACTCTTCAGGCAACAAATGGTGAGTTAAGAGTCCAAATCTTGGAGTTGCGCAGCCGGTGTACATCATTGGAATCTAAACTGGGAGGATCACAAATTGCATTTTCTGGTATGTTGAAACAAGTTGAAGACTTGGAATACAAATTTTCTTCAAAGCTGGAAGAAATGGCTTTGGAAGAAAAAGCCATAAATGTAGACCTAGATGCACTTACTCAGGAAAACAAAGAGCAATATGGCAGGTTTATCATACAGGAGAGACTTTTATCACAGATGTATATGGAAAAAACAGCTGAAGTCGGTAATTTGCAGGGAAAGATTGAAGAATTAAAAGACCAGATATCCGCCATGTGTGACAGTCACAAGAGGTTAGCTTCTAGTATTGTGCTTGAGGTCTATGATTTATGTGCTGATAATGCTATGCTTGAAGCTGCTCTTCAAGAAGAACAAGAGAAGGTAAAGCTATATGAAGCCCAGCTTGATAATCTTCGAGCTGAGTATGAAGTCAAAGAGCAAAACTATTCTGAAGAGCTAGCTGCTGTCAGGGAAAAACAAGATATTCTGATGGTCAATCATGAACAAGTAGTTGTTTTGTTGGAAAAGGCCAAAACAAATGAAGAGAAGCTGGAGAGCATTGTTAGAGGGCTTGAAGCGGATCTGAAAGCCTCTGAACTTGGGAGGCTACAAGCAACAGAAGAAATTTCTGAACTAGAAGTTCAACTACAGAAAACAGAAATGCTGCAAGATGAACTCTTCGTCCATAAGAGATCAATATATGAAGCAGAGCTGGAATACAGAACACTTGAAGGATCATATCAGATGCTATCCTCAGAGTATGAGGAGCTGAAGGCTAAGCAAATGTCTTACATACAAAGAATCTCAACCACTGAGAAAGTTACATCCGAGTTGGAGGAGTGCAAGCGCTGTGAATTtgagtttaagaagaaaatTCTTCAGCTGGAATGGGATATAAAAGTAAAAGAAGCTTCTTGTGTCAACAATGCTCAGTTGAGGTATGAAGTTGCCCAAATGACAAGAGAAAATGGTGAGCTACATAGGAAGAAAGATGCTCTTCAACAAGAGTGTGAAGAGTGCCAGAAGAAAGTTAAAGCTCTTGAAGAAAAGCTGAAACAAAAAGATGCAGAACAAGACCAATACATTGCTAAAGATTGTAGTACTTCTACTGCCCAGAATGATTTGAAGCTCTTCCAT GAAGAAGATAATCGCAGGAGTATCAAATCCAGTTAG